A region from the Nocardioides coralli genome encodes:
- a CDS encoding 3'-5' exonuclease, translated as MTPHRSTPVGELPLLALDLETTGLSVGRDRILAVGVVPVDGTRIELAGARRLLVDHDDPGEAVAIHGLTHDDLEGGRPLAEVLEEVHELLAGRALLAHHAPFDQAFLDAGLRSVGMAPLRVPVVCTLDLQRRLLTRGGEELPRGALRLWRAREAHGMARAPAHDALGDALACAELYLAQLAELGSTGQPLLLRDVRRHEPWPRRLRRVVSAWWR; from the coding sequence GTGACCCCGCACCGCAGCACCCCGGTGGGGGAGCTGCCGCTGCTGGCGCTGGACCTCGAGACGACCGGCCTGTCGGTCGGCCGCGACCGGATCCTCGCTGTCGGCGTCGTCCCCGTCGACGGCACCCGGATCGAGCTCGCCGGCGCCCGGCGGCTGCTCGTCGACCACGACGACCCGGGCGAGGCCGTCGCGATCCACGGCCTCACCCACGACGACCTCGAGGGGGGACGCCCGCTGGCCGAGGTGCTCGAGGAGGTCCACGAGCTGCTGGCGGGTCGAGCGCTGCTGGCCCACCACGCGCCCTTCGACCAGGCCTTCCTCGACGCCGGTCTCCGGTCGGTCGGCATGGCGCCGCTGCGGGTGCCGGTCGTGTGCACCCTGGACCTCCAGCGTCGGCTGCTCACCCGGGGCGGGGAGGAGCTGCCCCGGGGCGCCCTGCGGCTCTGGCGCGCCCGCGAGGCACACGGGATGGCGCGGGCGCCGGCTCACGACGCCCTGGGCGACGCCCTGGCGTGTGCGGAGCTCTACCTGGCCCAGCTCGCCGAGCTGGGCTCGACCGGCCAGCCGCTGCTGCTGCGCGACGTACGCCGGCACGAGCCGTGGCCGCGGCGGTTGCGCCGCGTCGTCAGCGCCTGGTGGCGATGA
- a CDS encoding putative nucleotidyltransferase substrate binding domain-containing protein produces the protein MALDVELAEIRDFLGSHPPFEALSPDELTAITPRLSIVYRRRGTEVLAAGERVGELLVVRSGAVESRDEDGALLERGGAGTCVGGGALAAEVPQPVGVVAIEDSLLLAMPAAVFHELLAQHPEVSAHFSQRARALAAAVSVQRTHRAEGGGRAVLRTRARDLVTRTPVSVPATATIREAAEVMSRERISSVLVTTDDRLVGILTDRDLRTRVVAAGASPEAPVTSVMTPDPVTGHPDALALEVLLELLRRNIHHLPLVVHGRAVGMITATDLLQLEHANPVHLVGEVAKAADPAAVAEVARRLDELVSSLVRQGTTAHDAGRVVTSVGDAVEQRLLGLAEAELGPPPVPYAWITLGSRARFEQALGPDQDHALVVHDDHRPEHDAWFAALAERVTDGLEQAGYPRCRGEKMATNPSWRLPVTAWREHLLRWMTTPTPQAVMESSVFFDLRHQYGDGSLTAVLRDLQRETAPRSPLFLAHLAAHACTRQPPLGFFRGLVVDRSGEHRDTLDVKRGGLLIVAEIGRLHGLAAGSPATGTLARLEDAAADGRISAPLAADLRDAWEFLAHLRLVHQAERVRAGEPPDNHVPPASLSSFEQRHLKAAFGVIRDAQSAVAQRYPVRTLS, from the coding sequence GTGGCCCTCGACGTCGAGCTCGCGGAGATCCGGGACTTCCTGGGGTCACACCCCCCGTTCGAGGCGCTGAGCCCCGACGAGCTGACGGCGATCACCCCGCGGCTGAGCATCGTCTACCGCCGGCGTGGCACCGAGGTGCTCGCGGCCGGAGAGCGGGTCGGCGAGCTGCTCGTGGTCCGCTCCGGCGCCGTCGAGTCCCGTGACGAGGACGGCGCGCTGCTGGAGCGCGGTGGTGCCGGGACGTGTGTGGGCGGTGGCGCGCTGGCCGCCGAGGTACCCCAGCCGGTCGGGGTCGTCGCGATCGAGGACTCGCTGCTGCTGGCGATGCCTGCCGCGGTGTTCCACGAGCTGCTCGCGCAGCACCCCGAGGTGTCGGCCCATTTCTCGCAGCGGGCCCGGGCACTGGCCGCGGCGGTCTCCGTGCAGCGGACGCACCGTGCGGAAGGTGGCGGCCGCGCGGTGCTCCGCACGCGCGCGAGGGACCTGGTCACCCGGACCCCCGTGAGCGTCCCGGCGACAGCCACGATCCGCGAGGCCGCCGAGGTCATGTCGCGCGAGCGCATCTCCTCGGTCCTGGTCACGACTGACGACCGGCTGGTCGGCATCCTCACCGACCGCGACCTCCGGACCCGGGTCGTGGCCGCGGGGGCGTCACCGGAGGCGCCCGTCACCTCGGTGATGACGCCCGACCCGGTGACGGGGCACCCCGACGCCCTGGCGCTGGAGGTGCTGCTGGAGCTGCTCCGCCGCAACATCCACCACCTGCCGCTGGTGGTCCACGGGCGGGCCGTCGGCATGATCACCGCCACCGACCTGCTGCAGCTCGAGCACGCGAACCCCGTCCACCTCGTCGGCGAGGTGGCCAAGGCGGCCGACCCCGCCGCCGTGGCCGAGGTGGCCAGGCGGCTCGACGAGCTGGTCTCCTCGCTGGTGCGGCAGGGCACCACCGCCCACGACGCGGGCCGGGTCGTGACGTCGGTCGGGGACGCCGTCGAGCAGCGTCTCCTCGGGCTGGCGGAGGCGGAGCTCGGCCCGCCGCCGGTGCCCTACGCGTGGATCACGCTCGGCTCCCGCGCGCGGTTCGAGCAGGCCCTCGGGCCGGACCAGGACCATGCCCTCGTGGTCCACGACGACCACCGTCCCGAGCACGACGCGTGGTTCGCCGCGCTGGCCGAGCGGGTCACCGACGGCCTCGAGCAGGCCGGCTACCCCCGGTGCCGGGGCGAGAAGATGGCGACCAACCCGAGCTGGCGGTTGCCGGTCACCGCGTGGCGCGAGCACCTGCTCCGCTGGATGACCACGCCGACCCCGCAAGCCGTCATGGAGTCCAGCGTCTTCTTCGACCTGCGTCACCAGTACGGCGACGGCTCGCTGACCGCGGTCCTGCGTGACCTGCAACGTGAGACCGCGCCGCGCTCGCCGCTCTTCCTCGCCCACCTCGCGGCCCACGCCTGCACCCGCCAGCCGCCGCTGGGGTTCTTCCGCGGGCTGGTGGTCGACCGGTCGGGGGAGCACCGGGACACCCTCGACGTCAAGCGTGGCGGGCTCCTGATCGTCGCCGAGATCGGCCGGCTCCACGGGCTCGCGGCCGGGTCACCGGCGACCGGCACGCTGGCGCGGCTCGAGGACGCCGCCGCCGACGGCCGGATCAGCGCACCCCTCGCCGCCGACCTCCGCGACGCGTGGGAGTTCCTGGCCCACCTGCGCCTGGTGCACCAGGCCGAGCGCGTGCGTGCGGGGGAGCCACCGGACAACCACGTCCCGCCGGCGTCGCTCAGCTCCTTCGAGCAACGCCACCTCAAGGCAGCCTTCGGGGTCATCCGCGACGCCCAGAGCGCCGTCGCCCAGCGGTATCCCGTGCGGACGCTGTCGTGA
- a CDS encoding YczE/YyaS/YitT family protein has product MTIPFLLSREGRPEARPGSLPDAGVAAPPRAPAVLADLGPWAQLRAGRLGRRLTQLVAGLLLYGASLALMVRGGLGLAPWDVLHSGFTRHVPITLGQAVILLSFVVLLLWVPLREKPGIGTIANALLVGLSADATLALLAPAASLGWGVALLTAGVVLNGLATAMYIGAQFGRGPRDGLMTGIARRTGASLRLVRTSLEVTVVVIGLLLGGALGAGTVLYALAIGPLTQRWLPAWVVPVAAPPRRRTTA; this is encoded by the coding sequence GTGACCATCCCGTTCCTCCTCTCACGCGAGGGCCGACCCGAGGCCCGCCCCGGCTCCCTGCCTGACGCCGGGGTCGCCGCGCCGCCCCGCGCTCCCGCGGTGCTCGCGGACCTCGGCCCGTGGGCGCAGCTGCGGGCCGGCCGCCTCGGCCGGCGGCTCACGCAGCTGGTCGCCGGCCTGCTGCTCTACGGCGCCTCGCTCGCCCTCATGGTCCGCGGTGGGCTCGGCCTCGCGCCCTGGGACGTGCTGCACTCCGGGTTCACCCGGCACGTGCCGATCACGCTCGGGCAGGCCGTGATCCTGCTGAGCTTCGTCGTGCTGCTCCTCTGGGTCCCGCTCCGGGAGAAGCCCGGGATCGGCACGATCGCCAACGCCCTTCTCGTCGGGCTCAGTGCCGACGCCACCCTGGCCCTCCTCGCGCCGGCCGCGTCCCTGGGGTGGGGGGTCGCGCTGCTCACGGCCGGTGTCGTCCTCAACGGGCTCGCCACCGCGATGTACATCGGGGCCCAGTTCGGCCGCGGGCCGCGGGACGGGCTGATGACCGGGATCGCCCGTCGCACCGGCGCGTCGTTGCGGCTGGTGCGGACGTCCCTGGAGGTGACGGTCGTCGTCATCGGCCTCCTGCTCGGCGGGGCCCTGGGAGCCGGCACCGTCCTCTACGCCCTCGCCATCGGACCGCTCACCCAGCGGTGGCTTCCTGCCTGGGTCGTGCCGGTCGCGGCACCACCCCGTCGGCGGACCACGGCATGA
- a CDS encoding PLP-dependent aminotransferase family protein, whose translation MSRTVSANRVATLVSGFDRQPAYAGLADALRLAIGDGRIGYDVRLPSERELTSALGVSRTTVTRAYELLRETGYAAARRGAGTYTRVPGGRARSRDRGLHPRTGADEDLIDLGCAAAPAPPGVAAAYAAALDDLPAHLGSHGYHPLGLPELQAAIADTFVARGLPTDPDQVMVTPGALTAAAVVAHARVSTGDRVLVESPTYPNATDAIRHSGARLVGSPVGLDGWDVDGLAATLRQTAPRLAYLIPDFQNPTGRVMTDAERETLAAHLGRTRTTAVVDEAHQGLALDGQTMPRPFAAHAPATVTIGSASKSHWGGLRLGWIRAPRGEMERLLQARVGLDLGAPVLEQLVLARLLREGAEVTAEHRSRLRTQRDHLVRLVHEHLPDWGFRVPAGGLALWCELPTAQATAVTEAAERLGVAVAPGPLFAVEGGLDRYVRIPWTRPVEELEEAVRRLARAWSETTGGTRPGPEGRQRIMVA comes from the coding sequence ATGAGCCGCACCGTCTCCGCCAATCGGGTGGCCACTCTCGTGTCCGGGTTCGACCGACAGCCGGCGTACGCAGGGCTGGCCGACGCGCTCCGCCTCGCCATCGGCGACGGCCGCATCGGCTACGACGTCCGGCTGCCCAGCGAGCGCGAGCTCACCTCGGCGCTCGGCGTCTCCCGCACCACGGTCACCCGGGCCTACGAGCTGCTCCGCGAGACGGGGTACGCCGCCGCGCGACGCGGTGCCGGCACCTATACCCGGGTCCCCGGTGGGCGGGCGCGCTCCCGCGACCGCGGGCTCCACCCGCGCACGGGCGCCGACGAGGACCTCATCGACCTCGGCTGCGCGGCCGCGCCGGCGCCCCCGGGTGTGGCGGCGGCCTATGCCGCGGCACTGGACGACCTGCCGGCCCATCTCGGCAGCCACGGCTACCACCCGCTCGGGCTGCCCGAGCTGCAGGCGGCCATCGCCGACACGTTCGTGGCCCGTGGACTTCCCACCGACCCCGACCAGGTGATGGTCACCCCCGGCGCCCTCACGGCCGCGGCCGTGGTCGCCCACGCGCGGGTCTCCACCGGCGACCGGGTCCTCGTGGAGTCCCCCACCTACCCCAACGCCACCGACGCGATCCGGCACTCGGGTGCCCGGCTCGTGGGGTCACCGGTCGGGCTCGACGGCTGGGACGTCGACGGGCTGGCGGCAACCCTGCGGCAGACCGCGCCTCGGCTGGCCTACCTCATCCCGGACTTCCAGAACCCGACCGGCCGGGTGATGACCGACGCCGAGCGCGAGACCCTGGCCGCGCACCTCGGTCGTACGCGCACCACCGCGGTCGTCGACGAGGCCCACCAGGGCCTCGCGCTCGACGGTCAGACCATGCCGCGGCCCTTCGCGGCCCACGCGCCGGCCACGGTCACCATCGGCAGCGCCAGCAAGAGCCACTGGGGCGGCCTCCGGCTCGGCTGGATCCGGGCGCCGCGCGGCGAGATGGAGCGGTTGCTGCAGGCACGGGTGGGGCTCGACCTGGGTGCCCCGGTGCTGGAACAGCTGGTCCTGGCCCGGCTTCTCCGGGAAGGTGCCGAGGTCACCGCCGAGCACCGCTCCCGGCTGCGCACCCAGCGTGACCACCTGGTCCGCCTCGTCCACGAGCACCTGCCCGACTGGGGCTTCCGGGTGCCTGCTGGCGGCCTCGCGCTGTGGTGCGAGCTGCCCACCGCGCAGGCGACGGCCGTGACGGAGGCTGCGGAGCGGCTCGGGGTCGCCGTGGCACCCGGCCCGCTGTTCGCCGTGGAGGGCGGCCTCGACCGCTACGTGCGCATCCCGTGGACGCGTCCGGTCGAGGAGCTCGAGGAGGCCGTCCGTCGGCTGGCGCGAGCCTGGTCCGAGACCACCGGCGGCACCCGGCCGGGCCCCGAGGGGCGCCAGCGGATCATGGTGGCCTGA
- the serA gene encoding phosphoglycerate dehydrogenase, with protein sequence MTTAPDSRPVVLIAEELSPATVEALGPDFEIRHCNGADRDELIPALADVDAVLVRSATRMDAEALAAANRLTVIARAGVGLDNVDVKAATQSGVMVVNAPTSNIVSAAELAVALMLAAARHISPAHAALQRGEWKRSKYTGIELYEKTVGIVGLGRIGVLVAQRLNAFGMNVIAYDPYVQAGRAAQMGVRLVDLDTLLAEADFMSVHLPKTPETIGLIGADELARAKPSLVLVNAARGGIVDETALHDALKTGRIAAAGLDVFASEPCTDSPLFELDNVVATPHLGASTDEAQEKAGIAVARSVRLALSGELVPDAVNVQGGVIAEDVRPGLPLTEKLGRVFTGLAAEVAQQIDVEVRGEITEYDVKVLELAALKGVFTDIVEDPVSYVNAPLLAAERGTAVRLVTDPESPDHRNLITIRGTLADGSQVSVSGTLIGISQKERLVEVNGFDVDIEPTDHLAFFTYEDRPGMVGTVGGILGDARVNIAGMQVSRDTKGGSALVALSVDSPIPPETLHEIEHAIHAAAVRAVNLA encoded by the coding sequence GTGACCACCGCGCCCGACTCCCGGCCCGTCGTCCTGATCGCCGAGGAGCTCAGCCCGGCCACCGTCGAGGCCCTCGGCCCCGACTTCGAGATCCGCCACTGCAACGGTGCTGACCGCGACGAGCTGATCCCGGCGCTCGCGGACGTCGACGCCGTCCTGGTCCGCTCCGCCACCCGCATGGACGCCGAGGCGCTGGCGGCCGCCAACCGGCTGACCGTGATCGCGCGAGCAGGCGTGGGTCTCGACAACGTCGACGTGAAGGCCGCGACGCAGTCCGGCGTCATGGTCGTCAACGCCCCTACCTCCAACATCGTCAGCGCGGCCGAGCTGGCCGTCGCCCTGATGCTCGCCGCTGCCCGCCACATCAGCCCCGCCCACGCCGCCCTGCAGCGGGGGGAGTGGAAGCGGTCCAAGTACACGGGCATCGAGCTCTACGAGAAGACCGTCGGCATCGTCGGCCTGGGTCGGATCGGCGTGCTCGTCGCGCAGCGCCTCAACGCGTTCGGCATGAACGTCATCGCCTACGACCCCTACGTCCAGGCCGGCCGCGCCGCCCAGATGGGGGTCCGTCTCGTGGACCTCGACACGCTCCTGGCCGAGGCCGACTTCATGAGCGTCCACCTCCCCAAGACCCCCGAGACGATCGGCCTCATCGGCGCCGACGAGCTCGCCCGCGCCAAGCCGAGCCTGGTGCTCGTCAACGCCGCTCGGGGCGGCATCGTCGACGAGACCGCGCTCCACGACGCCCTCAAGACCGGTCGGATCGCAGCGGCGGGGCTCGACGTGTTCGCCTCCGAGCCCTGCACCGACAGTCCGCTCTTCGAGCTCGACAACGTGGTCGCCACCCCTCACCTGGGTGCGTCCACCGACGAGGCCCAGGAGAAGGCCGGCATCGCGGTCGCCCGCTCGGTCAGGCTGGCGCTGTCCGGCGAGCTGGTCCCCGACGCGGTCAACGTGCAGGGTGGCGTCATCGCGGAGGACGTCCGACCGGGCCTGCCCCTGACCGAGAAGCTCGGACGGGTCTTCACGGGGCTGGCCGCCGAGGTCGCCCAGCAGATCGACGTCGAGGTCCGCGGCGAGATCACCGAGTACGACGTCAAGGTGCTCGAGCTCGCGGCCCTCAAGGGGGTCTTCACCGACATCGTCGAGGACCCGGTGTCCTACGTGAACGCCCCCCTGCTCGCCGCCGAGCGCGGCACGGCGGTCCGGCTGGTCACCGACCCGGAGAGCCCGGACCACCGCAACCTGATCACCATCCGTGGCACCCTCGCCGACGGGTCCCAGGTCTCGGTCAGCGGCACCCTGATCGGCATCAGCCAGAAGGAGCGGCTCGTCGAGGTCAACGGGTTCGACGTGGACATCGAGCCCACCGACCACCTCGCCTTCTTCACCTACGAGGACCGGCCCGGCATGGTCGGAACCGTCGGCGGCATCCTCGGCGACGCCCGGGTCAACATCGCCGGCATGCAGGTCTCGCGCGACACCAAGGGCGGCTCGGCACTCGTCGCGCTGTCGGTGGACTCGCCCATCCCACCCGAGACGCTCCACGAGATCGAGCACGCCATCCACGCCGCCGCCGTGCGAGCGGTCAACCTGGCGTGA
- a CDS encoding MSMEG_6728 family protein, with translation MQTFLPYPDFEASALALDAKRLGKQRVECLQVLRGLTIPTYGWRHHPAVTMWRGHEEALGRYALTCCAVWTDRGHGDTCAATIGAELRDAGVSRIRSQPELAAAGALPWWVGDEDFHRSHQSSLLRKDPGHYRPIFGHDVPDELPYVWPRPDPEPAT, from the coding sequence GTGCAGACCTTCCTCCCCTACCCCGACTTCGAGGCCTCGGCGCTCGCGCTCGACGCCAAGCGCCTCGGCAAGCAGCGTGTCGAGTGCCTCCAGGTGCTGCGCGGCCTCACCATCCCCACCTACGGCTGGCGCCACCATCCCGCCGTGACGATGTGGCGGGGCCACGAGGAGGCCCTCGGTCGCTATGCCCTCACCTGCTGCGCGGTGTGGACCGACCGTGGCCACGGCGACACCTGCGCCGCCACCATCGGCGCGGAGCTCCGCGACGCCGGTGTCAGCCGGATCCGCTCCCAGCCGGAGCTGGCTGCTGCCGGGGCGCTGCCGTGGTGGGTGGGGGACGAGGACTTCCACCGCAGTCACCAGTCCTCCCTGCTGCGCAAGGACCCCGGGCACTACCGGCCGATCTTCGGCCACGACGTACCCGACGAGCTGCCCTACGTCTGGCCGCGCCCGGATCCGGAGCCCGCGACGTGA
- a CDS encoding YdeI/OmpD-associated family protein yields the protein MGVQDDAERVEPATLDEWSAWLASHHERREGIWLVTFKGVTGRQQFPYEAGVIEALRWGWVDSTVRTVDDERTMMWMAPRRRGSVWTRPNKERIERLEDEGRLEPAGRAAVEAAKASGMWTLLDSAADLVVPDDLAAALDQLPGAREQFDGFPPSARKAILEWLLLAKRPETRAKRVAEAAEKAANGERAR from the coding sequence GTGGGGGTGCAGGACGACGCGGAGCGGGTCGAGCCGGCCACGCTCGACGAGTGGTCGGCCTGGCTCGCGTCCCACCACGAGCGGCGCGAGGGGATCTGGCTGGTCACCTTCAAGGGGGTCACCGGCCGCCAGCAGTTTCCCTACGAGGCAGGTGTGATCGAGGCACTCCGCTGGGGCTGGGTCGACTCGACGGTCCGGACGGTCGACGACGAGCGCACGATGATGTGGATGGCGCCGCGGCGGCGCGGCAGCGTGTGGACCCGACCCAACAAGGAGCGGATCGAACGCCTGGAGGACGAGGGCCGGCTCGAGCCGGCCGGTCGCGCCGCGGTCGAGGCCGCCAAGGCGTCGGGCATGTGGACGCTGCTGGACTCTGCCGCGGACCTCGTCGTCCCGGACGACCTCGCAGCGGCCCTCGACCAGCTTCCGGGGGCGCGCGAGCAGTTCGACGGGTTCCCGCCGTCGGCCCGCAAGGCGATTCTCGAGTGGTTGCTTCTCGCCAAGCGCCCCGAGACGCGGGCGAAGCGGGTCGCGGAGGCGGCCGAGAAGGCCGCGAACGGCGAGCGCGCCCGCTAG
- a CDS encoding histone deacetylase, translating into MTLLWYAAYGSNLDADRFAFYLTGGRPPGARRTVPGARDASPPQEDRPVVLPGSMFFAWRSPTWGGGISFYDADAPGSTYARAYLLTEQQFADVAAQEMHREPGEDLDLAHVMAHRRHAMGPGRYETLHLVGILDDIPMLTFTAEHPAQLEPTPPTDPYLTVVARGLRDCHGLDEEAVVEHLASRRGVDGDRERVSRAVRSALA; encoded by the coding sequence ATGACGCTGCTCTGGTACGCCGCCTACGGCTCCAACCTCGACGCCGACCGGTTCGCGTTCTACCTGACCGGCGGGCGCCCCCCGGGGGCCCGCCGGACCGTCCCCGGCGCGCGCGACGCGTCGCCGCCCCAGGAGGACCGGCCGGTGGTCCTGCCCGGCTCGATGTTCTTCGCCTGGCGCTCGCCGACGTGGGGCGGCGGGATCTCCTTCTACGACGCGGACGCGCCGGGCTCGACCTACGCGCGGGCCTACCTGCTCACCGAGCAGCAGTTCGCCGACGTGGCTGCCCAGGAGATGCACCGGGAGCCCGGTGAGGACCTCGATCTGGCCCACGTCATGGCGCACCGCCGCCACGCGATGGGTCCGGGACGCTACGAGACGCTCCACCTCGTGGGCATCCTCGACGACATCCCGATGCTGACCTTCACCGCCGAGCATCCCGCGCAGCTGGAGCCGACGCCGCCGACCGACCCCTACCTGACCGTCGTGGCGCGGGGGCTGCGCGACTGCCACGGTCTCGACGAGGAGGCCGTGGTCGAGCACCTGGCCTCCCGGCGGGGCGTCGACGGCGACCGTGAGCGGGTCTCCCGTGCGGTGCGGTCGGCCCTGGCGTGA
- the ilvC gene encoding ketol-acid reductoisomerase, translating into MAEMFYDDDADLALIQGKNVAVIGYGSQGHAHALSLRDSGVDVRVGLQEGSRSRAKAEAEGLRVVTPAEAVEEADLIVILAPDQVQKKLYAEEIAPHLAPGDTLVFGHGFNIRFGFIEPPAGVDVFMVAPKGPGHLVRREYVDGRGVPVLVAVEKDESGKAWELALSYAKAIGGLRAGGIRTTFAEETETDLFGEQAVLCGGASQLVMYGFETLIEAGYQPEVAYFECLHELKLIVDLMYEGGIAKQRWSVSDTAEYGDYVSGPRVITPQVKENMKQVLAEIKDGSFANRFIADQEAGGTEFTELRAKAEQHPIEQTGRELRKLMAWVKSHDSDYTEGTASR; encoded by the coding sequence GTGGCTGAGATGTTCTACGACGACGACGCCGACCTCGCCCTGATCCAGGGCAAGAACGTCGCCGTGATCGGCTACGGGAGCCAGGGGCACGCCCACGCGCTGTCCCTGCGCGACTCGGGCGTCGACGTCCGGGTCGGGCTGCAGGAGGGGAGCCGGTCGCGCGCCAAGGCCGAGGCCGAGGGGCTGCGGGTGGTGACCCCCGCGGAGGCCGTCGAGGAGGCCGACCTGATCGTGATCCTGGCGCCCGACCAGGTCCAGAAGAAGCTCTACGCCGAGGAGATCGCCCCGCACCTCGCGCCCGGCGACACCCTGGTCTTCGGGCACGGCTTCAACATCCGCTTCGGCTTCATCGAGCCACCCGCCGGTGTCGACGTCTTCATGGTCGCGCCGAAGGGCCCGGGCCACCTGGTCCGTCGCGAGTACGTCGACGGGCGCGGGGTGCCCGTGCTGGTCGCCGTCGAGAAGGACGAGTCCGGCAAGGCCTGGGAGCTGGCGCTGTCCTACGCCAAGGCGATCGGGGGCCTGCGGGCCGGTGGCATCCGGACCACCTTCGCCGAGGAGACCGAGACCGACCTGTTCGGCGAGCAGGCGGTGCTCTGTGGTGGCGCCAGCCAGCTGGTCATGTACGGCTTCGAGACCCTCATCGAGGCCGGCTACCAGCCCGAGGTCGCCTACTTCGAGTGCCTCCACGAGCTGAAGCTGATCGTCGACCTCATGTACGAGGGCGGCATCGCCAAGCAGCGCTGGTCGGTCAGCGACACCGCCGAGTACGGCGACTACGTCTCCGGCCCGCGGGTGATCACGCCGCAGGTGAAGGAGAACATGAAGCAGGTCCTCGCCGAGATCAAGGACGGCAGCTTCGCCAACCGGTTCATCGCCGACCAGGAGGCCGGCGGCACCGAGTTCACGGAGCTGCGCGCCAAGGCCGAGCAGCACCCGATCGAGCAGACCGGCCGCGAGCTGCGCAAGCTGATGGCCTGGGTCAAGAGCCACGACTCCGACTACACCGAGGGGACCGCCAGCCGCTGA
- the ilvN gene encoding acetolactate synthase small subunit, translating into MTTHTLSVLVENKPGVLTRIAALFSRRGFNIHSLAVGPTEHPEISRMTIVVNVADSPLEQVTKQLNKLVEVIKVVELDDAGSVNRELLLVKLRADAQTRGQVLDAVQLFKARVVDVAPDAVTVEITGNADKLAGFLKVVEPFGIRELVQSGMVAIGRGARSISERTLRPVPVPAPSPTTQRRSATSG; encoded by the coding sequence GTGACCACCCACACCCTGTCGGTCCTCGTCGAGAACAAGCCGGGTGTGCTGACCCGGATCGCGGCGCTGTTCAGCCGCCGCGGGTTCAACATCCACTCCCTCGCGGTGGGTCCCACCGAGCACCCCGAGATCTCGCGGATGACCATCGTGGTCAACGTCGCCGACTCGCCGCTCGAGCAGGTCACCAAGCAGCTCAACAAGCTGGTCGAGGTGATCAAGGTCGTCGAGCTCGACGACGCCGGGTCCGTCAACCGTGAGCTGCTGCTGGTCAAGCTCCGCGCCGACGCCCAGACCCGCGGCCAGGTGCTCGACGCCGTCCAGCTCTTCAAGGCGCGCGTGGTCGACGTGGCCCCCGACGCGGTCACCGTCGAGATCACGGGCAACGCCGACAAGCTGGCCGGTTTCCTCAAGGTGGTCGAGCCCTTCGGCATCCGTGAGCTCGTGCAGTCCGGCATGGTCGCCATCGGCCGGGGTGCCCGATCCATCTCCGAGCGCACCTTGCGCCCGGTCCCCGTTCCCGCACCGTCCCCCACCACCCAACGAAGGAGCGCCACCAGTGGCTGA